In Salmonella enterica subsp. enterica serovar Typhimurium str. LT2, a single window of DNA contains:
- the lpxA gene encoding UDP-N-acetylglucosamine acetyltransferase (acyl-[acyl-carrier-protein]-UDP-N-acetylglucosamine O-acyltransferase. (SW:LPXA_SALTY)) yields MIDKSAFIHPTAIVEDGAVIGANAHIGPFCIVGPQVEIGEGTVLKSHVVVNGQTKIGRDNEIYQFASIGEVNQDLKYAGEPTRVEIGDRNRIRESVTIHRGTVQGGGLTKVGSDNLLMINAHVAHDCTVGNRCILANNATLAGHVSVDDFAIIGGMTAVHQFCIIGAHVMVGGCSGVAQDVPPYVIAQGNHATPFGVNIEGLKRRGFSREGLVAIRNAYKLLYRSGKTLDEAKLEIAELAEKHPEVKAFTEFFERSTRGPIR; encoded by the coding sequence GTGATTGATAAATCCGCCTTTATTCATCCTACCGCCATTGTGGAAGACGGCGCTGTAATTGGCGCTAATGCCCACATTGGTCCCTTTTGTATTGTTGGGCCGCAGGTCGAAATTGGTGAGGGAACCGTACTGAAGTCTCATGTGGTCGTGAATGGTCAAACCAAAATCGGCCGCGACAACGAGATTTATCAGTTTGCCTCCATCGGTGAAGTGAACCAGGATCTGAAATATGCGGGTGAGCCGACCCGTGTGGAAATTGGCGATCGTAACCGCATCCGCGAAAGCGTCACCATTCATCGTGGTACAGTGCAGGGCGGTGGGTTGACGAAGGTGGGTAGCGATAACCTGCTGATGATCAATGCGCATGTCGCACATGATTGTACGGTAGGTAATCGCTGTATCCTCGCCAACAACGCCACGCTGGCGGGGCACGTATCAGTCGATGATTTTGCGATCATCGGCGGTATGACGGCAGTTCATCAATTCTGCATTATCGGTGCGCATGTGATGGTCGGCGGCTGCTCCGGCGTGGCGCAGGATGTCCCTCCGTATGTGATTGCGCAGGGTAACCATGCGACGCCGTTCGGGGTAAATATCGAAGGGCTGAAGCGTCGCGGCTTTAGCCGTGAAGGGCTGGTGGCGATTCGTAATGCCTACAAACTGTTGTACCGCAGTGGTAAAACGCTCGACGAAGCGAAGCTGGAAATCGCTGAACTTGCTGAAAAGCATCCGGAAGTGAAGGCGTTTACCGAGTTCTTTGAGCGTTCAACGCGCGGTCCGATTCGTTAA
- the lpxB gene encoding tetraacyldisaccharide-1-P (similar to E. coli tetraacyldisaccharide-1-P; lipid A biosynthesis, penultimate step (AAC73293.1); Blastp hit to AAC73293.1 (382 aa), 94% identity in aa 1 - 382), which yields MAAQRPLTIALVAGETSGDILGAGLIRALKARVPNARFVGVAGPRMQAEGCEAWYEMEELAVMGIVEVLGRLRRLLHIRADLTRRFTELKPDVFVGIDAPDFNITLEGNLKKKGIKTIHYVSPSVWAWRQKRVFKIGRSTHMVLAFLPFEKAFYDKFNVPCRFIGHTMADAMPLDPDKNAARDVLGIPHDAHCLALLPGSRGAEVEMLSADFLKTAQLLRQRYPDLEVVVPLVNAKRREQFEKIKAEVAPDLAVHLLDGMAREAMIASDAALLASGTAALECMLAKCPMVVGYRMKPFTFWLAKRLVKTEYVSLPNLLAGRELVKELLQEECEPQKLAEALLPLLANGKTSHAMHDTFRELHQQIRCNADEQAADAVLELAQ from the coding sequence ATGGCGGCACAGCGTCCTTTAACGATTGCCCTGGTCGCCGGTGAAACGTCCGGCGATATTCTTGGCGCAGGCTTAATTCGTGCGCTGAAAGCGCGCGTACCCAACGCCCGTTTTGTGGGCGTTGCGGGGCCGCGTATGCAGGCCGAAGGGTGTGAAGCCTGGTACGAGATGGAAGAGCTGGCGGTCATGGGCATTGTTGAAGTGCTCGGACGTTTACGCCGTTTGTTGCATATCCGCGCCGATCTGACCCGCCGTTTTACCGAACTCAAGCCCGATGTCTTTGTCGGGATTGATGCCCCTGATTTCAATATTACCCTCGAAGGTAATCTGAAAAAAAAAGGGATTAAGACCATTCATTATGTCAGCCCGTCCGTTTGGGCCTGGCGACAGAAACGCGTTTTCAAAATAGGCAGATCCACCCATATGGTGTTGGCTTTTCTGCCTTTCGAAAAAGCGTTTTACGATAAATTTAACGTCCCGTGCCGCTTTATCGGTCACACCATGGCGGATGCCATGCCGCTGGACCCGGATAAAAATGCGGCGCGCGACGTGCTGGGTATCCCGCATGACGCCCATTGTCTGGCGCTACTGCCAGGCAGCCGTGGCGCGGAAGTGGAAATGCTCAGCGCCGATTTCCTGAAAACCGCACAATTGCTGCGACAGCGCTATCCCGATCTGGAAGTGGTAGTGCCGCTGGTGAACGCGAAACGCCGCGAGCAGTTTGAAAAAATTAAAGCGGAGGTTGCGCCGGATCTCGCCGTTCATTTGCTGGACGGCATGGCGCGCGAGGCGATGATCGCCAGCGACGCGGCTCTGCTGGCCTCGGGTACGGCGGCACTGGAGTGTATGCTGGCAAAATGCCCGATGGTAGTGGGATATCGTATGAAGCCCTTCACTTTCTGGCTGGCGAAACGTCTGGTGAAAACGGAGTATGTGTCTTTGCCTAACCTGCTGGCGGGAAGAGAATTAGTCAAAGAGCTGTTGCAGGAAGAGTGCGAACCGCAAAAACTCGCCGAAGCGCTGTTGCCGCTACTGGCGAACGGTAAAACCAGCCATGCGATGCACGACACCTTCCGTGAATTGCATCAGCAGATCCGCTGTAATGCCGATGAGCAGGCGGCAGATGCCGTCCTGGAGTTAGCACAATGA
- the rnhB gene encoding RNAse HII (ribonuclease HII. (SW:RNH2_SALTY)): MIEFVYPHTHLVAGVDEVGRGPLVGAVVTAAVILDPARPIVGLNDSKKLSEKRRLSLYDEIKEKALSWSLGRAEAHEIDELNILHATMLAMQRAVAGLHIAPEYVLIDGNRCPELPVPSMAVVKGDSRVAEISAASILAKVTRDAEMAALDIVFPQYGFAQHKGYPTAFHLEKLAQYGATAHHRRSFAPVKRALGLVS, from the coding sequence ATGATCGAATTTGTTTATCCACACACCCATTTAGTGGCGGGTGTGGATGAAGTGGGCCGTGGCCCGCTGGTGGGCGCCGTAGTGACCGCCGCCGTGATCCTCGATCCGGCGCGTCCGATCGTCGGTCTGAATGATTCCAAAAAATTGTCTGAAAAGCGTCGTCTGTCATTGTATGACGAGATTAAAGAAAAGGCGTTAAGCTGGAGTCTGGGGCGCGCGGAAGCGCATGAAATTGATGAGCTGAATATTTTGCACGCCACCATGCTCGCCATGCAGCGCGCTGTCGCTGGTCTGCATATTGCGCCAGAATATGTGCTGATCGACGGCAATCGCTGTCCGGAGCTGCCTGTGCCGTCAATGGCCGTGGTGAAAGGCGACAGCCGCGTGGCGGAGATTAGCGCGGCGTCTATTCTGGCGAAAGTCACCCGCGACGCAGAAATGGCGGCGCTGGATATCGTTTTTCCTCAGTATGGCTTTGCGCAGCACAAAGGCTATCCAACCGCTTTTCATCTGGAAAAGTTGGCCCAGTATGGCGCGACGGCGCACCACCGACGCAGTTTTGCGCCTGTTAAACGCGCTCTGGGACTTGTGTCCTGA
- the dnaE gene encoding DNA polymerase III, alpha subunit (DNA polymerase III, alpha chain. (SW:DP3A_SALTY)) produces the protein MSEPRFVHLRVHSDYSMIDGLAKTGPLVKKAASLGMPALAITDFTNLCGLVKFYGAGHGAGIKPIVGADFNVHNELLGDELTHLTVLAANNTGYQNLTLLISKAYQRGYGAAGPIIERDWLVELKEGLILLSGGRMGDVGRCLLRGNQALVEECVAFYEAHFPDRYFLELIRTGRQDEETYLHAAVELAEARGLPVVATNDVRFLESDDFDAHEIRVAIHDGFTLDDPKRPRNYSPQQYMRSEEEMCELFSDIPEALENTVEIAKRCNVTVRLGEYFLPQFPTGDMTTEDYLVKKAKEGLEERLAFLFPDEEERKKRRPEYDERLDIELQVINQMGFPGYFLIVMEFIQWSKDNGVPVGPGRGSGAGSLVAYALKITDLDPLEFDLLFERFLNPERVSMPDFDVDFCMEKRDQVIEHVADMYGRDAVSQIITFGTMAAKAVIRDVGRVLGHPYGFVDRISKLVPPDPGMTLAKAFEAEPQLPEIYEADEEVRALIDMARKLEGVTRNAGKHAGGVVIAPTKITDFAPLYCDEEGKHPVTQFDKSDVEYAGLVKFDFLGLRTLTIINWALEMINKRRAKNGEPPLDIAAIPLDDKKSFDMLQRSETTAVFQLESRGMKDLIKRLQPDCFEDMIALVALFRPGPLQSGMVDNFIDRKHGREELSYPDVQWQHESLKPVLEPTYGIILYQEQVMQIAQVLSGYTLGGADMLRRAMGKKKPEEMAKQRSVFEEGAKKNGIDGELAMKIFDLVEKFAGYGFNKSHSAAYALVSYQTLWLKAHYPAEFMAAVMTADMDNTEKVVGLVDECWRMGLKILPPDINSGLYHFHVNDEGEIVYGIGAIKGVGEGPIEAIIDARNQGGYFRELFDLCARTDTKKLNRRVLEKLIMSGAFDRLGPHRAALMNSLGDALKAADQHAKAEAIGQTDMFGVLAEEPEQIEQSYASCQPWPEQVVLDGERETLGLYLTGHPINQYLKEIERYVGGVRLKDMHPTERGKVTTAAGLVIAARVMVTKRGNRIGICTLDDRSGRLEVMLFTDALDKYQQLLEKDRILIVSGQVSFDDFSGGLKMTAREVMDIDEAREKYARGLAISLTDRQIDDQLLNRLRQSLEPHRSGTIPVHLYYQRADARARLRFGATWRVSPSDRLLNDLRGLIGSEQVELEFD, from the coding sequence ATGTCTGAACCACGTTTCGTTCACCTGCGGGTGCACAGCGACTACTCTATGATCGATGGGCTGGCGAAGACCGGGCCGCTGGTGAAAAAGGCGGCCTCATTAGGTATGCCTGCGCTGGCGATCACCGATTTTACCAACCTCTGCGGTCTGGTGAAGTTCTACGGAGCGGGTCATGGCGCGGGCATTAAACCCATCGTCGGGGCGGACTTTAACGTTCACAACGAACTGCTGGGAGATGAGCTGACTCATCTGACGGTACTGGCGGCGAATAATACGGGATACCAGAACTTGACGTTGCTGATCTCGAAAGCGTATCAGCGCGGCTACGGCGCGGCAGGCCCGATTATCGAGCGCGACTGGCTGGTAGAGCTTAAAGAAGGTTTGATCCTGCTTTCCGGCGGGCGCATGGGCGACGTAGGCCGCTGTCTGCTACGCGGCAACCAGGCGCTGGTGGAGGAGTGCGTTGCTTTCTATGAAGCGCATTTTCCCGATCGCTACTTCCTGGAACTGATCCGTACCGGCAGACAGGATGAAGAGACCTATCTCCATGCTGCGGTTGAGCTGGCTGAGGCACGTGGTTTGCCGGTTGTCGCGACAAACGATGTCCGTTTTCTTGAAAGCGATGATTTTGACGCCCATGAGATTCGTGTCGCGATCCACGACGGTTTCACGCTCGACGATCCTAAACGTCCACGCAATTATTCACCGCAGCAGTATATGCGCAGTGAAGAAGAAATGTGCGAGCTGTTCTCCGATATTCCGGAGGCGCTGGAAAATACGGTGGAGATTGCCAAACGCTGCAACGTAACGGTGCGTCTGGGTGAATATTTCTTGCCGCAGTTCCCGACCGGCGATATGACCACCGAAGATTATCTGGTCAAAAAAGCGAAAGAGGGGCTGGAAGAGCGTCTGGCTTTCCTGTTTCCGGACGAAGAAGAGCGCAAAAAGCGTCGCCCGGAATATGACGAGCGTCTGGATATTGAACTACAGGTTATCAACCAGATGGGGTTCCCTGGCTACTTCCTCATCGTGATGGAGTTTATCCAGTGGTCAAAAGATAACGGCGTGCCGGTAGGGCCGGGACGTGGTTCCGGGGCTGGTTCGCTGGTGGCCTACGCGCTGAAAATTACCGACCTTGATCCGCTGGAATTTGACCTGCTGTTCGAACGTTTCCTGAACCCGGAACGTGTCTCGATGCCTGACTTCGACGTTGACTTCTGTATGGAGAAACGCGACCAGGTGATTGAACACGTCGCAGATATGTACGGGCGTGATGCGGTATCGCAAATTATCACCTTCGGTACGATGGCGGCGAAAGCCGTTATCCGCGATGTGGGCCGCGTGCTGGGGCATCCGTACGGTTTTGTCGATCGTATCTCGAAGCTGGTGCCGCCCGATCCGGGCATGACGCTGGCAAAAGCCTTTGAAGCGGAACCGCAACTGCCGGAAATTTACGAGGCGGATGAAGAGGTCAGAGCGCTGATCGATATGGCGCGTAAGCTCGAAGGCGTCACGCGTAACGCCGGTAAGCACGCTGGCGGCGTGGTCATCGCGCCGACCAAAATTACCGACTTTGCGCCGCTGTACTGCGATGAAGAGGGCAAGCATCCGGTTACCCAGTTTGATAAAAGCGACGTGGAATATGCCGGGCTGGTGAAGTTCGACTTCCTCGGTTTGCGTACGCTGACTATCATCAACTGGGCGCTGGAGATGATCAACAAGCGGCGGGCGAAGAATGGCGAGCCACCGCTGGATATCGCTGCCATTCCGCTGGACGATAAAAAAAGCTTCGACATGCTGCAGCGCTCGGAAACCACGGCGGTCTTCCAGCTTGAATCGCGCGGCATGAAAGATCTGATCAAACGTCTGCAGCCGGACTGCTTTGAAGATATGATCGCGCTGGTGGCCCTGTTCCGTCCCGGCCCGTTGCAGTCAGGGATGGTAGATAACTTCATCGACCGTAAGCACGGTCGTGAAGAACTCTCTTACCCGGACGTTCAGTGGCAGCATGAAAGCCTGAAGCCGGTACTGGAGCCGACCTACGGCATCATTCTGTATCAGGAACAGGTGATGCAGATTGCCCAGGTACTTTCCGGGTATACTCTCGGCGGCGCGGATATGCTGCGTCGTGCGATGGGTAAGAAAAAGCCGGAGGAGATGGCCAAACAGCGTTCCGTTTTTGAAGAAGGCGCGAAAAAGAACGGTATCGACGGCGAACTGGCGATGAAAATCTTTGACCTGGTGGAGAAATTCGCCGGTTACGGGTTTAACAAATCGCACTCCGCCGCTTATGCGCTGGTTTCTTACCAGACGCTATGGCTAAAGGCGCACTATCCGGCAGAGTTTATGGCGGCGGTGATGACTGCCGATATGGACAACACCGAGAAGGTCGTCGGCCTGGTGGACGAGTGCTGGCGGATGGGACTGAAAATTCTGCCGCCGGATATTAACTCCGGGTTGTACCATTTCCACGTTAATGATGAGGGCGAGATCGTCTACGGTATTGGCGCGATCAAAGGCGTCGGCGAAGGTCCGATCGAAGCGATCATCGACGCGCGTAATCAGGGCGGCTATTTCCGCGAGCTGTTTGATCTGTGCGCGCGGACCGACACCAAAAAGCTCAACCGCCGGGTGCTGGAAAAGCTGATCATGTCCGGGGCGTTCGACCGCCTGGGGCCGCACCGCGCCGCGCTGATGAACTCATTGGGCGATGCGCTGAAAGCCGCCGACCAGCACGCCAAAGCGGAAGCTATCGGTCAGACGGATATGTTCGGCGTGCTGGCGGAAGAGCCGGAGCAAATCGAACAATCCTATGCCAGCTGCCAGCCGTGGCCGGAGCAGGTGGTGTTAGATGGGGAACGTGAAACGTTGGGGCTGTACCTGACGGGCCACCCTATCAATCAGTATTTAAAAGAAATTGAGCGCTATGTCGGCGGGGTAAGGCTCAAAGACATGCATCCGACAGAACGTGGTAAAGTCACCACGGCTGCGGGGCTCGTGATTGCCGCAAGGGTTATGGTCACCAAGCGCGGCAATCGTATCGGCATCTGTACGCTGGATGACCGTTCCGGGCGTCTGGAAGTGATGTTATTTACCGACGCGCTGGATAAATACCAGCAGTTGCTGGAAAAAGACCGCATACTTATCGTCAGCGGACAGGTCAGCTTTGATGACTTCAGCGGGGGGCTTAAAATGACCGCCCGCGAAGTGATGGATATTGACGAAGCTCGCGAAAAATACGCTCGCGGGCTTGCTATCTCGCTGACGGACAGGCAAATTGATGACCAGCTTTTAAACCGACTCCGTCAGTCTCTGGAACCCCACCGCTCGGGGACCATTCCAGTACATCTCTACTATCAGAGGGCGGATGCGCGTGCGCGGCTGCGTTTTGGCGCAACGTGGCGTGTCTCTCCGAGCGATCGTTTACTTAACGATCTGCGTGGCCTCATTGGTTCGGAGCAGGTGGAACTGGAGTTTGACTAA
- the accA gene encoding acetylCoA carboxylase, carboxytransferase component, alpha subunit (acetyl-coenzyme A carboxylase carboxyl transferase subunit alpha. (SW:ACCA_SALTY)), translated as MSLNFLDFEQPIAELEAKIDSLTAVSRQDEKLDINIDEEVHRLREKSVELTRKIFADLGAWQVAQLARHPQRPYTLDYVRLAFDEFDELAGDRAYADDKAIVGGIARLEGRPVMIIGHQKGRETKEKIRRNFGMPAPEGYRKALRLMEMAERFNMPIITFIDTPGAYPGVGAEERGQSEAIARNLREMSRLNVPVICTVIGEGGSGGALAIGVGDKVNMLQYSTYSVISPEGCASILWKSADKAPLAAEAMGIIAPRLKELKLIDSIIPEPLGGAHRNPEAMAASLKAQLLEDLADLDVLSTDDLKNRRYQRLMSYGYA; from the coding sequence ATGAGTCTGAATTTCCTTGATTTTGAACAGCCGATAGCAGAGCTGGAAGCGAAAATCGATTCTCTGACTGCGGTAAGCCGCCAGGATGAGAAACTGGATATTAATATCGATGAAGAAGTCCATCGCCTGCGCGAAAAAAGCGTAGAACTGACGCGCAAAATCTTCGCCGATCTCGGCGCATGGCAGGTAGCCCAACTGGCGCGCCATCCGCAGCGTCCGTACACCCTGGATTATGTCCGTCTGGCGTTTGATGAGTTTGATGAGCTGGCGGGCGATCGCGCCTATGCTGATGACAAAGCCATCGTCGGCGGTATCGCGCGTCTGGAAGGGCGACCGGTGATGATCATTGGTCATCAGAAAGGTCGTGAAACCAAAGAAAAAATTCGTCGTAACTTTGGCATGCCAGCGCCGGAAGGCTACCGCAAAGCGCTGCGCCTGATGGAAATGGCTGAACGCTTCAACATGCCGATTATCACCTTCATCGACACCCCGGGTGCATACCCTGGCGTGGGCGCGGAAGAGCGTGGTCAGTCTGAAGCCATCGCCCGCAACCTGCGTGAGATGTCTCGTCTGAACGTACCGGTCATCTGCACCGTGATTGGCGAAGGCGGCTCCGGCGGCGCATTGGCGATTGGCGTGGGTGATAAAGTGAATATGCTGCAATACAGCACCTATTCCGTTATCTCCCCGGAAGGTTGCGCCTCTATTTTGTGGAAGAGCGCCGACAAAGCACCATTGGCTGCTGAAGCGATGGGCATCATCGCGCCGCGTCTGAAAGAGCTGAAGCTAATCGATTCCATCATTCCGGAGCCGCTGGGCGGCGCGCACCGTAATCCGGAAGCGATGGCGGCATCGCTAAAAGCGCAGCTGCTGGAAGATTTAGCCGATCTCGATGTGTTAAGCACCGATGATTTAAAAAACCGTCGTTACCAGCGTTTGATGAGCTACGGTTACGCCTAA
- a CDS encoding putative endochitinase, translating to MGLQKTLALSAVAAGIMLSLSGAQAAPLLSSSEPMTINASDLAAKEKALTDFPLMEAVKSSIQTLDNSAVEQIEPGRAANPANVKRVESILKEADWDYLFPMRAPEYTYSNFLKAIGKFPAVCGTYTDGRDSDAICRKTLATMFAHFAQETGGHESWRDIPEWRQALVYLREVGWTEGQKGGYNGECNPDVWQGQTWPCGKDKDGDFLSYFGRGAKQLSYNYNYGPFSDAMYGDVRPLLDKPELVADTWMNLASAVFFFVYPQPPKPSMLHVIDGTWQPNDRDKANGLVSGFGVTIQIINGGVECGGADENAQSLNRIAYYKEFANYLKVPVPADEVLGCKKMKQFDEGGAGALPIYWEQDWGWSADTADGKTYSCQLVGYQTPYTAFKEGDYTKCVQHYFNVNVVDDNGTTEPDVTPTPAPVTDENVAPVARIAGPVGAVEAGSPVSLSAEGSTDANGDKLTYTWMSQDGKTLSGQDKAVVIFNAPDVTQNTQYVVNLTVSDGTLSSTAVYTLNVKAKAAAADDEDKTTSYPAWSSSQKWNPGDIVNSNGALYQCKPFPEGSWCNVAPAYYEPGVGIAWADAWNAL from the coding sequence ATGGGATTGCAAAAAACACTGGCGCTCAGCGCCGTAGCGGCAGGGATCATGTTGAGCTTATCCGGTGCGCAGGCCGCGCCGCTGCTTAGCAGTAGTGAGCCAATGACCATTAACGCCAGCGATCTGGCGGCGAAAGAGAAAGCGCTAACGGATTTTCCGTTAATGGAGGCCGTGAAATCCTCTATTCAGACGTTGGATAACAGCGCGGTCGAACAAATCGAACCGGGGCGCGCCGCTAACCCGGCAAACGTAAAACGCGTTGAAAGTATTCTGAAAGAGGCCGACTGGGATTATCTGTTCCCGATGCGCGCGCCGGAATATACTTACTCTAACTTCCTGAAAGCGATAGGTAAATTCCCGGCGGTTTGTGGTACCTACACCGATGGACGCGATAGCGACGCTATCTGCCGTAAAACCCTGGCTACTATGTTTGCGCATTTTGCCCAGGAGACGGGCGGTCACGAAAGCTGGCGTGACATTCCGGAATGGCGTCAGGCGCTGGTCTATCTGCGCGAAGTCGGCTGGACAGAAGGGCAGAAAGGCGGCTACAACGGCGAATGTAACCCGGATGTATGGCAGGGCCAGACCTGGCCGTGCGGTAAAGATAAGGACGGCGATTTCCTCAGCTATTTTGGCCGCGGGGCAAAACAGCTTTCTTATAACTACAACTATGGGCCTTTCTCTGACGCGATGTATGGCGACGTTCGCCCTCTGCTGGATAAACCCGAGCTGGTGGCGGATACCTGGATGAACCTGGCGAGCGCCGTCTTCTTCTTTGTGTATCCGCAGCCGCCGAAGCCGTCTATGCTACATGTGATTGACGGTACCTGGCAGCCAAACGATCGCGATAAAGCAAACGGCCTGGTATCAGGTTTCGGCGTCACTATTCAGATCATCAATGGCGGCGTGGAGTGCGGCGGCGCAGATGAGAATGCGCAGTCGCTTAACCGCATCGCCTACTACAAAGAGTTTGCCAACTACCTGAAAGTGCCGGTGCCGGCGGACGAAGTGTTGGGCTGTAAAAAGATGAAGCAGTTCGATGAAGGCGGCGCTGGCGCGTTACCGATCTATTGGGAACAAGACTGGGGCTGGAGCGCCGATACTGCGGACGGTAAAACCTATTCCTGCCAGTTAGTGGGATATCAGACGCCGTATACCGCCTTTAAAGAGGGCGACTACACGAAATGTGTACAGCATTATTTCAACGTTAATGTCGTCGATGATAACGGAACCACTGAACCGGATGTCACGCCAACTCCGGCGCCAGTGACGGATGAAAACGTGGCGCCAGTCGCGCGCATTGCCGGACCGGTCGGGGCGGTGGAAGCCGGTAGCCCGGTTTCACTCAGCGCGGAAGGATCGACCGACGCGAATGGCGACAAGCTCACCTATACCTGGATGTCGCAGGATGGCAAAACGCTGAGCGGCCAGGATAAAGCCGTTGTGATTTTCAACGCGCCGGATGTCACTCAGAACACCCAGTATGTGGTGAATCTGACCGTTAGCGACGGTACGCTCTCCAGTACAGCGGTTTATACGCTGAATGTGAAAGCGAAGGCCGCCGCTGCGGATGACGAAGATAAGACCACCAGCTACCCTGCCTGGAGCAGCAGCCAGAAATGGAATCCGGGCGACATCGTCAACAGTAATGGCGCATTGTACCAGTGCAAACCGTTCCCGGAAGGCTCATGGTGTAATGTTGCGCCTGCCTACTATGAGCCCGGCGTAGGGATTGCCTGGGCCGATGCATGGAACGCATTGTAA